From Quercus lobata isolate SW786 chromosome 1, ValleyOak3.0 Primary Assembly, whole genome shotgun sequence, one genomic window encodes:
- the LOC115982483 gene encoding receptor protein kinase TMK1-like, whose translation MEVGLCICVALCLFTVANSVTDPSDFKILNDFREGLENPELLKWPGNGDDDPCGPPSWPHVICSGDKVSQIQVQSLGLIGPLPQNFNQLSKLSNLGLQRNKFNGSLPTFSGLSELEFAYLDYNEFDSIPSDFFDELSSIRVLALDYNPLNASTGWSLPDGLAKSVQLTNLSLVNSNLAGPLPEFLGTLPSLSNLKLSYNNLSGVIPASFGQSLMQILWLNDQRGGGMTGPIDVIASMTSLTQLWLHGNQFTGTIPQGIGNLTSLKDLNLNGNQLVGLIPESLASLELDNLDLNNNRLMGPIPKFKAGNVSFAYNSFCQPDPGIKCSPDVISLLDFLGDVNYPSSLASDWSGDDPCIGPWLGLSCNPNSQVSILNLPRHGLNGTLSPSIAKLDSLMEIRLAGNNLNGIVPDNFTELKSLRLLDLSENNLEPPLPKFPGSVKVITEGNPLFVANQTEAPLPAKNPPPAKNPPPMSPDSPSNNTSPHPASAQQSPSYKPPPPRRGSSSNSSSSVSEQSQPKSSKGLKTIIILVGAAVIAVVVLLVIILSVYCCKKGKHTLEAPSSIVVHPRDPSDRENMVKIAVTNNTTGSLSTLTGTSSTSDTSSGTENSHVIESGNLIISVQVLRKVTKDFAPENELGRGGFGTVYKGELEDGTKIAVKRMECGVIGSKALDEFEAEIAVLSKVRHRHLVSLLGYSIEGNERILVYEYMPQGALSRHLFHWESLNLEPLSWTRRLSIALDVARGMEYLHNLARETFIHRDLKSSNILLGNDFRAKVSDFGLVKLAPDGEKSIATKLAGTFGYLAPEYAVMGKITTKADVFSFGVVLMELLTGLMALDESRSEESRYLAEWFWRIKSNKETLMAAIDTAIEVDEETFESISIIAELAGHCTAREPNHRPDMGHAVNVLSLLVEKWKPMTDESEYISGIDYSLPLPQMLKAWQETESNVSFTSINSSKGSIPARPTGFADSFTSTDGR comes from the exons ATGGAGGTTGGGCTGTGCATTTGTGTTGCCCTGTGCCTTTTCACAGTGGCAAATAGTGTCACAGACCCTAGTGACTTCAAAATTCTGAACGATTTCAGAGAAGGGTTGGAGAATCCAGAGCTTCTCAAGTGGCCTGGCAATGGAGATGATGACCCATGTGGCCCACCATCTTGGCCTCATGTGATCTGTTCAGGGGATAAAGTGTCACAGATTCAGGTTCAGAGTCTTGGTCTCATAGGACCTTTGCCTCAAAACTTTAACCAACTCTCAAAGCTTTCCAATTTGGGCCTTCAAAGAAACAAGTTCAATGGTTCATTGCCCACCTTTAGTGGGTTGTCAGAGTTAGAATTTGCCTACCTAGATTATAATGAATTCGATTCAATTCCCTCTGATTTCTTTGATGAACTTAGCAGTATTCGTGTTCTGGCTTTGGATTACAATCCTCTTAATGCGAGTACTGGTTGGTCTCTTCCAGATGGGTTAGCAAAATCCGTTCAATTGACAAATCTTTCTTTGGTAAATAGTAATTTAGCCGGGCCATTGCCAGAATTTCTAGGCACATTACCTTCTCTCTCAAACTTGAAGCTTTCATATAACAACTTATCTGGTGTGATTCCAGCTAGTTTTGGACAGTCATTGATGCAGATCTTGTGGCTGAATGATCAACGTGGTGGAGGGATGACTGGTCCAATTGATGTAATTGCATCAATGACTTCACTGACACAGCTTTGGCTACATGGAAACCAGTTCACGGGGACTATTCCCCAAGGCATAGGAAACCTGACATCCTTGAAAGATCTCAACCTCAATGGAAACCAACTTGTTGGTCTGATTCCTGAGAGTTTAGCAAGTTTGGAGCTTGACAACTTGGACTTGAACAATAACAGGCTAATGGGTCCAATACCAAAGTTTAAAGCTGGTAATGTTTCTTTTGCTTACAATTCTTTTTGTCAACCTGATCCTGGGATAAAATGTTCCCCTGATGTTATTTCActtttggattttcttggtGATGTGAATTATCCCTCGAGTCTTGCTTCTGACTGGTCTGGTGATGACCCGTGTATTGGACCATGGTTGGGATTGAGTTGCAACCCCAATTCCCAggtttctattttaaatttgcCAAGACATGGGCTTAATGGTACTCTAAGTCCTTCAattgcaaaattagactctttGATGGAAATTAGGCTTGCAGGAAACAATTTAAATGGTATAGTCCCTGATAATTTTACTGAATTGAAATCATTGAGATTGTTGGATTTGAGCGAAAACAATCTTGAGCCACCACTACCAAAATTTCCGGGAAGTGTGAAGGTTATTACTGAGGGAAATCCTCTGTTTGTTGCTAATCAGACTGAGGCTCCACTACCTGCTAAGAATCCACCACCTGCTAAGAATCCACCACCCATGAGTCCAGATTCTCCCTCTAATAATACATCACCCCATCCCGCCTCTGCACAACAATCACCATCCTATAAACCACCTCCCCCACGTAGGGGCTCAAGCTCTAATTCTTCTAGTTCTGTTTCAGAGCAATCTCAACCAAAAAGCTCCAAAGGattgaaaacaataattattttggtTGGAGCTGCTGTTATTGCAGTTGTGGTTCTTCTGGTGATTATTTTATCTGTATACTGTTGTAAGAAGGGGAAACACACATTAGAAGCTCCTAGTTCCATTGTGGTTCATCCTAGAGACCCATCTGATCGAGAAAATATGGTTAAGATTGCAGTCACGAATAACACCACTGGAAGTTTGTCTACTCTAACTGGAACTAGTTCTACAAGTGACACCAGCAGCGGAACTGAAAATTCTCATGTGATTGAGTCTGGGAACCTGATCATATCTGTTCAAGTTCTCCGCAAGGTGACTAAAGATTTTGCACCAGAAAATGAGCTTGGCCGGGGTGGATTTGGAACTGTCTATAAGGGTGAATTAGAAGATGGGACAAAAATAGCCGTTAAGAGAATGGAGTGTGGGGTGATTGGCAGCAAAGCGTTGGATGAATTTGAGGCTGAAATTGCTGTTCTGTCTAAGGTTCGACACCGCCATTTGGTATCTCTGTTGGGGTACTCTATCGAAGGCAACGAAAGGATTCTTGTGTATGAGTATATGCCTCAGGGTGCTCTAAGCAGGCATCTTTTCCATTGGGAGAGCCTGAATTTGGAGCCACTATCTTGGACCAGGAGGCTCTCAATTGCATTGGATGTTGCTAGAGGAATGGAGTATCTTCATAATCTGGCTCGTGAAACCTTTATACACCGAGATCTCAAGTCTTCAAACATTCTTTTGGGTAATGACTTTCGGGCAAAAGTTTCAGATTTTGGGTTAGTCAAACTTGCTCCAGATGGTGAGAAATCTATTGCTACTAAGCTTGCTGGGACATTTGGATACCTCGCACCTGAATATGCtg TGATGGGGAAAATCACAACTAAAGCTGATGTGTTCAGCTTCGGAGTGGTGTTGATGGAACTTTTGACTGGATTAATGGCACTTGATGAGAGTCGCTCAGAGGAAAGCCGGTACTTGGCGGAGTGGTTTTGGCGaatcaaatcaaacaaagagACTCTTATGGCTGCCATTGATACAGCTATCGAAGTAGATGAAGAGACCTTTGAGAGCATCTCTATCATTGCTGAACTTGCTGGACATTGTACTGCGAGGGAGCCAAATCATCGGCCTGATATGGGCCATGCAGTGAATGTGCTGTCTCTACTCGTTGAAAAATGGAAGCCAATGACTGATGAATCAGAGTATATCTCTGGAATTGATTACAGTCTGCCCCTTCCACAGATGTTAAAGGCTTGGCAGGAAACAGAAAGCAATGTCAGTTTTACTAGTATTAATAGTAGCAAGGGAAGTATTCCAGCAAGGCCTACTGGATTTGCAGATTCCTTCACTTCTACTGATGGTCGATGA
- the LOC115982492 gene encoding pentatricopeptide repeat-containing protein At1g05750, chloroplastic, producing the protein MNVTAYTNTATPTQLSSPPKTPKPPLPTQPSSLPNHRHRVSLPQTNRPTIDPVVSWTSSIARHCRNAQLPEAAAEFQRMRLAGVEPNHVTFITLLSACADFPLESVVFGSSIHAYVRKFGLLTNNVMVGTAILDMYAKCRRVDLARMVFDEMGVKNSVSWNTMINGYMRNGKVEHAIQLFDEMPERDAISWTALIGGFVKKDHFEQALLWFQEMQLARVEPDYVTIIAVLSACANLGTLGLGLWMNRFVMKQDFKDNIRISNSLIDMYSRCGCIEFARQIFEKMTKRTLVSWNSIIVGFAVNGHVEEALEFFGLMQKEGFKPDGISFTGALTACSHAGLVDEGLKFFDEMKRVHRITPRIEHYGCIVDLYSRAGRLEDALNVIENMPMKPNEVVLGSLLAACRTHGNVSLAERLMNYLSELDPSGDSNYVLLANIYAAIGRWDGASKIRRTMKARGIQKKPGSSSIEIDCSIHEFVAGDNCHAETDSIHAMLELLSLELKLCGYVPQTFENESYEDD; encoded by the coding sequence ATGAACGTTACCGCCTACACTAACACAGCCACTCCAACCCAACTCTCTTCTCCTCCGAAGACACCCAAACCACCACTCCCAACCCAACCCTCCTCCTTACCAAACCACCGTCACCGTGTCTCCCTCCCACAGACCAACAGGCCCACCATTGACCCTGTTGTCTCATGGACTTCTTCCATTGCTCGCCACTGCCGAAATGCCCAACTGCCCGAAGCCGCCGCAGAGTTTCAACGCATGAGACTAGCTGGGGTCGAACCCAATCACGTCACTTTCATTACGCTTCTCTCGGCCTGTGCTGATTTCCCACTTGAGAGTGTGGTTTTTGGGTCTTCAATTCATGCTTATGTTCGCAAGTTTGGTTTGCTTACAAACAATGTCATGGTCGGTACTGCAATACTCGATATGTACGCAAAATGCAGACGCGTGGATCTTGCGAGAATGGTTTTTGATGAGATGGGTGTGAAGAATTCGGTGTCTTGGAATACTATGATTAATGGGTATATGCGGAATGGGAAAGTTGAGCACGCAATACAgctgtttgatgaaatgcctgAGAGAGATGCGATTTCTTGGACTGCTTTGATTGGTGGGTTTGTTAAGAAAGATCACTTTGAGCAGGCGTTGCTATGGTTCCAAGAAATGCAGCTTGCCAGAGTGGAACCGGATTATGTCACCATTATTGCAGTACTTTCCGCGTGTGCCAATTTGGGAACCCTTGGTTTGGGGCTATGGATGAATCGATTTGTTATGAAGCAAGACTTTAAGGACAATATTAGGATAAGTAACTCTTTGATAGACATGTATTCCCGATGTGGATGTATCGAATTTGCTCGTCAAATCTTTGAGAAAATGACGAAGCGAACCTTGGTATCATGGAATTCAATCATTGTAGGCTTTGCTGTTAACGGTCATGTAGAAGAAGCTCTGGAGTTCTTCGGTTTAATGCAGAAGGAAGGGTTCAAGCCGGATGGGATCAGCTTCACAGGAGCTCTTACTGCATGTAGCCATGCTGGATTAGTTGATGAGGGGCTCAAATTCTTTGATGAAATGAAGAGAGTTCATAGAATTACCCCTAGAATAGAGCACTATGGCTGCATAGTGGATCTTTATAGCCGTGCAGGCAGGTTGGAAGATGCACTGAATGTGATAGAAAACATGCCAATGAAGCCAAATGAAGTTGTGTTGGGGTCATTGCTGGCTGCTTGTAGGACTCATGGGAATGTCAGCTTGGCTGAGAGGTTAATGAATTATCTTTCTGAATTGGACCCCAGTGGCGATTCCAATTATGTTCTCCTTGCGAATATATATGCAGCCATTGGTAGGTGGGATGGTGCTAGCAAGATTAGAAGGACAATGAAGGCCCGTGGAATACAAAAGAAACCGGGATCTAGTTCAATTGAAATTGATTGTAGCATTCACGAATTTGTGGCTGGCGATAACTGCCATGCTGAAACAGATAGCATTCATGCAATGTTAGAGCTTCTGTCCCTTGAACTGAAACTATGTGGTTATGTACCTCAGACCTTTGAAAATGAATCTTATGAAGATGATTAA
- the LOC115982503 gene encoding putative pentatricopeptide repeat-containing protein At3g11460, mitochondrial — protein MLLHALLLEVRVNMASTRDIVPLYATLLDACSSTKNLQNLKRLHARTIRLGISPHDFIRTKLISSYASCAQLHQANLLFSFATRRPTYLFNTLIRAYSSLSLFSHSLSLFRQMLLAAKPIDRHTLPVVLKSCAGLSALRLGRQVHNAVLVNGFTLDLGNSNALITMYVKCGDLENGRKVFDGMPVRNEISWSAMMAGYGMHGLFSEVFGLFDRMLEANERPDGVTFTTVLTACSHGGLTDRGREYFKMMQGRFGVKPGLEHYTCMVDMLGRVGQVEEAEKLIFGMEIEPDEALWAALLAACRIHGKLEVAERVAEKVYGKQLSVESL, from the coding sequence ATGTTATTGCATGCGTTGCTCTTAGAAGTAAGAGTTAACATGGCATCCACTCGTGACATCGTACCCTTGTACGCAACACTCCTCGACGCTTGCTCTTCCACCAAAAACCTCCAAAATCTCAAACGTCTTCACGCCCGAACAATTAGACTCGGCATTTCACCTCACGACTTCATCCGAACTAAGCTCATCTCCTCCTACGCCTCCTGTGCCCAACTTCACCAAGCTAaccttcttttctcctttgCCACTCGCCGACCCACTTACCTTTTCAACACTCTCATCAGAGCCTACTCATCTCTCAGtctcttctctcactctctctccctttttcgCCAAATGCTCCTTGCTGCCAAACCCATTGACCGCCACACCTTGCCCGTTGTGCTTAAATCGTGCGCCGGGTTATCGGCTCTACGGCTTGGCCGGCAAGTCCACAATGCGGTTTTGGTTAATGGGTTTACCTTAGATTTGGGAAATTCGAACGCGTTGATAACAATGTATGTTAAGTGTGGTGATTTGGAAAATGGGCGTAAGGTGTTTGATGGAATGCCTGTGAGGAATGAGATTTCTTGGTCAGCGATGATGGCAGGGTATGGGATGCATGGGTTGTTTAGTGAAGTGTTTGGGTTGTTTGATAGAATGTTGGAGGCTAATGAGAGGCCGGATGGCGTGACTTTTACGACGGTACTGACAGCATGTAGTCATGGTGGTTTGACAGACAGAGGGAGGGAGTATTTCAAGATGATGCAGGGGAGGTTTGGGGTTAAACCAGGGCTGGAGCACTATACGTGTATGGTGGATATGTTGGGGAGGGTAGGCCAGGTGGAGGAAGCGGAAAAGTTGATTTTTGGAATGGAGATAGAGCCTGATGAAGCTCTTTGGGCCGCATTGTTGGCTGCTTGTAGAATTCATGGGAAGCTGGAGGTGGCTGAGAGGGTGGCAGAGAAGGTTTATGGGAAGCAATTGAGTGTAGAATCTTTGTGA